The following nucleotide sequence is from Halapricum desulfuricans.
GTCCATCGCGCCGGTCGCGGTGGTCGCAAGCGCCCCCACCGCGCTCGCGTAACGGACGGTCTCGGAAAGCGAGCGCTCGCCCAGCAGTCCGGCGATCGTGCCGGCGACGAACGCGTCCCCGGCACCGGTCGTCTCGACGACGTCGACCTCGAAGCCGCCAAAGGCCGTCTCAGCCGGGCCCCAGGGAGCCGCTTCGGACGCGCGGGCCATCGCGCCCTCGCTCCCGCGGGTGAGCAGCACGGTATGGGGCCCGCGCTGGAGGAGGTCCGCCGCGAGCGCGTCCTCGTCGGCCGCATCGACCAGCACCGACAGGTCGTCCCGGTCGGTCTTGACCACGTCGGCGAGTTCGAGCGCGCGCTCGAGCGTCTCGACGAGCACCGACTCTTCGGGCCAGAGGTCCGCCCGCGTGTTCGGATCGAACGAGACGGTACAGCCCCGGTCGCTCGCGCGCTCCATCAGCTCCAGCGTCGCCGACCGCGACGGCTCGGTGTGCAGCGTGACGCCGCCGACGTGGACCCACTCGACGCGATCCAGCGTCTCGGCCGGGACCGCCCCCGGCTGCATCGCGAATGTCGCCGTCTCGTCGGCGAAGAAGGTGAACGACTGGTCGCCGTCCTCGTCCTCGCCGACGAGGGTGTGGGCCGTCTTCCGCTCCGGATCGCGTTCGAGCAACTCCTCGCGGACGCCGTTGTCGGTCAGCACGTCGGCGAGGTGATCGCCGAAGGGGTCGTCGCCGAGTCGTGCCCACAGAAGCGGCGGATGGCCGAGCCGGGCCAGCGCGACCGCGACGTTCGTCGGTGCGCCGCCCGCCCGGCGCGTGAGCGTCTCCGCGTCGGCGATCGGCCCCGGAGTCGCCGGAAACAGATCGATCAACGCCTCTCCCGCGACGAGTACCTGTGAATCGTCCATATCGGAGTGTACGTGCGATTGTCCAATAGTATTGCTATCGAACGACCGTCGCGGTCGGGGGCGAAGTCGAGACGAATACGTTCGCACGAAGGTATTCGTCGATGGCGAAGGTATCCAAGAACCGACGACGATCGCCATGGAAACTGTCACTGTCACGCGGCCGATCGAGGCCTCGTCGGACGAGATCCGGGACGCGCTCGACGACCTCGAGCCGTTCATGCGGGCGTCGGGGTTCGACGAGGTCGAGATCGACGGCGACCGACTGGAGATCTCGAAGGCGCTGGGGCTGTTGCGGATATCGCTGACGCTGCGGGTCTCCGAGGACGAGCAGGCGGCGCTGGCGTACGAGCAGATCGACGGGGTCTTCGACTCGATGACGACGGCGTACGAACTCACGGAGCGGGACGGGACGACTGCGGTGACCGCCCGCACGGAGTTCGCGCTCGACGCGCCCGGCGGGTCGATTCTCGACGCGACCGTAGTGCAGCGCCAGCGCCGCAAAGAGCTCGAAGCGCAACTGGACTACCTCGAAGACCGCGTCGAGTGATCGACCGCACAGCAGAACGCGACAAGACGAACATGTTCGCAAAAGCGTTGTTTCGGGACGGGCGTCCAGTGTCGGGCATGAGCAGCGACGGCGCCGAACCGAGTACTGACCGAACGGGGTCCGCGAAGCTGGAACGGCCTGACAGCGCCGACGACGACCACGCCGACGACCCCGTCGAAGACGCGCTCGACGCCGTCCGGCGACGCGGTCGGGCGGTCGAACGGCGGGAACTGGAGCGCGCGACCGCCCGTCTGGACGCGATGGACGGTCTCACCGACGAACGCCGGCGGGTACTCGCCGAGACGGCGTCGGCGATCGCTACGGGCGTTCTCGCTGCGCCGCTCGCGTCGCTCTCCAGGGTCGACGGGCTGGACGACGGCGAACTCGAACGGGTCGAATCACTGTTGACGCCGGAAAAGCCGTTGGAGTGAAACTGAGGTCGGTGCTGTCGCCCGCCGGCTTTTCCCTCGGCAGCACCAAGGCTCGTCCATGGCAGACGTTGACTCGGTCCTCTTCGACCTCGACGGGACGCTCTGTCGCCGCACGCAGGACATGCAGGCGGTCTACGAGCGGGCGTTCGAGCGGGCCGGTGAGACGCCGTTCGGCGACCCGCCGGCCCTCTGGGAGGCGCTGGACGGGCCGCCCGATCACGGCGACACGGTCGGATACTTCGGCGCGGGGCTCGCCCGGGTCGCCGCCCAGCACGGTCGATCCAGTGTCGACACGCTCGCGGTCGCCCGCGCGCTGGTCTCGGAGATCGACGACAGCGCGGTAACCCACCTCCCGGGGGCGGAGACCGCGCTGGAGAGCGCGGCGGCGGTCGGCCCGATCGGCGTCGTCACCAACGGGCCGAGAGACCGCCAGCGGACGAAACTCGACGCGCTCGGCGTCACGGGTCGCTTCGACGTGGTCGTCTACGGGGCCGAGCTGCCCCGGTCGAAGCCACACACCGCCCCGTTCGATCGCGCCCTCGAGGAGCTCGATGTCGCCCGAGAGCGGACGCTGTACGTCGGGAACTCGCTGGCCTACGACGTCGCCGGCGCGCACAACGCCGGGCTGTCGGTGGCGTGGTTGCGAGCGGACGAAGGGGCCGGGGCGTACGAACCGGAGTACGTGATCGACTCGCTGGTCGAACTGCCGGCGATACTGCGGGAGGACGGATGAGTCGGCTGGCTGGCGCGTTCGACGGCGAGTCGGCGCATGCCGCGGCTGCGGCCGCGCTCGAGACGATCGACGACGCCGCGGTCGCGGTCGAGCCGATCGATCGCGGGCGTCGAAAGCAGACGGCGCTCGCTCGGTTCGCGAACCGGGGACCGGTCGTCGTGCAGGTCTGTGCCGAGCGGACCTGGCTTCGTACCGAGGCGGCGCTGTTGGGCGCGGTGCGCCGGCGAACGTTCGTCCCGGTGCCGCCGGTGCTCGCCGCGGGGGCGCACGACGGCGTCGCGTACATGCTCACCGCCTACGTCGCCGGCGACGATCTCCACGAGGCGTTCGTCTCGATCGGGGAGGGGGCGCGACGGGACCTCGCGCGCTGGTTCGGGGCGGCGCTCGCCCGGCTCCACGAGGCGTTCCGGTTCGACGGGCACGGGCGACTGGGCCTCGCTGACGGGGCCCTCGCGTCGGACGGCCGGGACTGGGGGCCGTGGTTCCGGGAATACGGCCGGCGAGCGATCGACCGGCTCCCGTCGGCGTTCGACTCGCTCCGGGGTGATCTCCGAGCCGTCGTCGCGGCCGGGTCCGACGACGAGCCCGACGCGCGACTGTTCCCGTGGGACTTCCGGCCGGGAAACGCGCTGGTCGCCGGCGACTCGGTCACGGCGGTCGTCGACTGGGAAGCGCCGCTCGCGGCCGCGCCTGCCCTCTCGGTCGCCAAATCCGAGTACCTCGTCGCGGACTGGTATATCGCCGATCCCGAACCGCTCCGGCAGGCATTCAGAGGGGGCTACGCCGACGTCAGGCCCTTTCCGGCGATCCGTCCCGCTCATCGGGTCGCCGCGATCGCCGAGAGCGCTGTCGATTCCGACGGCGAGGTGACCAATCCTCGATACCCACCGGTCGAAAAGAGCGAAGCTATTGCGTTCCATCGAGACGCGCTGACGGAGGCACTGGCCGAGACCCGATAGCGACGCGGGACGATCGGGCCGCTACGGCGAGCAGTTCCGGGTGGTCAACGACCGCGATCCGACGCCGATCCGACAGTCTCTCGCCGACCTCACCGGGGTCGAGCCGACCGCAGTTGACCCGCTCGGCGTGCGCCACAAGAGCCCGGACGCCTGGGAGCTGACGACGGTTCGCCCCTGATTTGATCGCAGGCGCTTCGGTATTCATGCGGGATACCAATTCGAACTGATCTGGCACGACGGCGTGCCAGATGTCTCTACGAACGTATCGCCACCAGATCACCGTGATTACCGCATGTCTGTTCCGGAGCGACCGCACGAAGTAGTTCGGTCGTGACGGTAACTTGTCACAGTAATAACTATCATTCTCCGCCCATGTTCCGGATATTCTCGGGGATGTCCATGATAAATCCCTCTATTTGAGTCGCGTCGTCTGCTACCTGTGCAGGCCGTCCCCGTTCCCAGACTGATCGCCGCTCGCCGGATCGCGTCTCGATCCGATAGGTCAGCTCGAAGGGGTCGTCGTTCTCGACAGCCAGATCGACGTCTTCCCAGACCCGCTCTCTGTCGTCCGGGACCATGATGTCGTCGCCCCAGCTCACCGTGCCGCACTCGATCTGCTCGGCCGTGTAGCCGGTCAGCTCCTCGACACGGCCGCGGACCATCTCCATCGGCCATCCCGGTCGTTGCTCGCATCGATAGACGATTCCGGGCAGGTTGTCGACGATCGTCCGGAGTCGCTGTTCGCGTGCTCTCTGGTCGGTGATGTCGAACGAATAGCCGAGGAGCCCGACGATGTCGCCGTCCTCGTCGCGCCAGGGCACTTTCGACGTGAGGAAATACCTGTCTCGAGCTTCGTCGTAGGTTTCTTTATCGATAATCTGCTCCCCCTCTTCGATGACCCGCAGGTCATCTTGATACGCCTCCTCGGAGAACTCATCCGGGACATCGTATTCGACTTCTGTATCCCGTTTACCGATCCAGCGCTCGGGATCGTCGTAGAACTCGCTGCTCACCCAGAGGTGGCGCGCCTCCCGGTCCTTGATGAACAGGTGTATCGGGACGAAATCGAACAGGGCGTCGAGAAGCCGTTTGTGGCGTCGCAACTCCCGTTCGCGTTCCTTTCGCTCCTCGATTTCGTCTCGGAGTCGCCGTTCGGTCGCCTCGAGTTGCTCGGTGTAAGCTTCCAGCTGCTGGTTCTGTGCCGTGAGTTCCCGGTTCAGCGCACGCAATTCCGATTTCGTCTGATGTTTCTCGATCTCGTTGCGGACCGCATCGGCCAGCACGCTGTACTGAGAGGTGGGGTCACCCCCCTTCTGGAGGTACCGATCGGCTCCGAGGTTGAGCGCGTCGATCGCGACCTCCTCTCGCCCCTTGCCGGTGAACACGATGAACGGGATATCGCTGTCGAACCCCTCCCGGATCGTCTCCAGCAATTCGAGCCCGTCGATATCGGGCATTTGATAGTCGGAGATGATCGCGTCGAACGTCTCCCGCTCGAATCGGCCCAGCGCCTCGGTCGCCGACAGAGCTGTCTCGACGGTGAAACGATCGTCTTCCCGGGGCAAGAACTCGGCGATCAGTTCCGAGATGCCCGGATCGTCGTCGACCGCCAGCACTCGAAACGACTCGTCCATCGCCTCCACGTGATATCGGGTGACACATAAATACCACACCTTGCTCGCGCTCGACGTGCGCTACCGTCTCGACTGCTGGAAAACCGAACGTGAACCGCCTCGGCCTGCCACGCTTGATACGGTCGGTTGTAACGATTTACCGGTACGATCGCCTAACGGATGCGATCGATCTGGAACAGACTTACGACCGACCGTATGAGACGGACGCACGTTCACCGGGTCACGGCTTCCAGATCGCCGTGTAGACCGGATCCTCGCCCGTCGACTCGTACTCGAGCCCTCGCTCCTCGAGTTTCGGGAACAGGTGCTGGGGCCGCCGGTCGTTGATCTGGATCAACACGACGTCCCCGAGGTCGACGACCGCCTCGAGTGTCTCCTGAAGGGGTTTCGGCGGCGGCAGTTCGCGGACGTCGAGCGTCTCGTGGCCGGCTCGGTCCGGGACCGCCTCGCTGTCGAGCACGTCTGTCGGCTCCATAGTCGTCGCGTGGAGACGCGTGCGGGCAACGGTTCTCCCGAACGTGTTCGTCATCCGGTCCACTCGACGTGCCGTATCGACACAGATGAATATGTTCGGGACGGTTGACTCGGGCGTTGCACGACAACGATCGGGGAGAGACGCATGCATCCCCGGGATATCGATCTGTCGGAGCGGCCGTTCGTCCTCGTCTGGGAGGTCACCCAGGCCTGTGAACTCGAGTGCAAGCACTGCCGGGCGGACGCCCGGCCCGACCGCCGTCCGGGCGAGCTGACGACCGCGGAGGGAAAGCAGTTGCTCTCGGAGGCGGCCCAATTCGGTGAGAATCAGCTCGTCGTGCTCTCGGGCGGTGACCCGCTCGTCCGGGACGACCTGGTCGAACTCGTCCGGTACGGCGTCGAGCAGGGACTGTCGATGACACTCACGCCCAGCGGAACCGACGCGCTGACGCCCGAGATTGTCGATGAACTGGCCGACGCGGGGCTGCGACGGCTGGCGCTGAGCGTCGACGGCGCGACCGCCGAGGCCCACGACGAGTTCCGCGGCGAGCCGGGCAGTTTCGAGGGGACGGTCTCGGTCGCGCGCCACGCCCGCGAACGGGGCATCCCGCTGCAGATCAACACGACCGTCTGTCAGGAGACGCTCCCCGAGCTTCCCGACCTGGCAGATCTGGTGGCGGACCTCGGGGCCGTGCTCTGGTCGGTGTTCTTCCTCGTGCCGATCGGCCGCGGACAGGTCCTCGATCCGATCGATCCCGAGCGGTCGGATCGAGTCATGGAGTGGCTACTCGAACAGTCCCAGGAGCGATCGTTCGGTGTCAAAACGACCGAAGCGCCACACTACCGCCGGGTCGCGACGCAGGCACGGCAGGGCGGCGAGGCCGTCGCACCCGCCACGGCCGACGAGATAGGCCGGCGGACGAGCGTCCGGGCCGGCAACGGGTTCGCGTTCGTGAGCCACCTCGGGGAGGTGTACCCGTCGGGGTTCCTCCCCGAGTCGGCCGGCTCGGTCCGGGACCGCTCGATCGTCGACGTCTACCGGAACTCCGACCTGTTTACCGATCTGCGGGATGTCGAGGCCCTGAAAGGGAAGTGCGGGGCCTGCGAGTACCGCGGCGTCTGCGGGGGGTCTCGCTCGCGGGCGTACGCCTACACCGGCGACCCACTCGAGAGCGATCCGCTGTGCCCGTACGTTCCCCCAGAGTACGACGGGCCGGTGCCCGATCAGGTGATCGAGGGATCGGTTTCGAATCCGGCCGACGACTGATCGTGCGGTGACAGAAACTATGCAACAGTTCACGGGCGATCTCGATACCGACAGTCAGCCACCGCTTGCGATCCCCTTCGCGCACTTCGTCCTCGGCGTGGCGATCCTCCTGATCGGCGGTGCGATCGCCGGTCTGGGGTCGTTCGTTCCGGGGATCGACCCCGCCGGGGCCGGACCGTTACACCTCCTGCTGGCGGGCTGGATCGGGCTGACGATCATGGGCGCGATGACGCAGTTCGTCCCCGTCTGGTCGGGGACGAGTCTGTACTCCCGACGGCTGTCGGTCGCCAGTCTCTGGCTGGTGACGCTGGGCGTCGCCGGACTGGTTGCAGGGTTTCTCTTCGAGTACACGTGGCTCCTGATCGGCGCGAGCGTGCTACTGATCGGGTTCTGGACGTTCGCGTACAACATCGTGCGTACGTTGCCCCCTGTGCGGACGTTCGACATCACCGAGACGCACTTCGCGTTCGCGCTCGCCAGTCTGCTCGTCGCGACGGTCCTCGGCTGGGTGCTCGCCACTGACATCGCCTTCCGGGTGCTCGGCGGCCTGATAGCGCCGTCACGGATCGTCCTCTCGCACCTGACGCTGACGGTCTTCGGGTTCGTCCTCGCGACGATCGTCGGGGCGCTCTACCAGCTCGCCCCGATGTTCACGCAGGCGGAGACGACGGCGGTGGATGCCCACCTCGCACACGTCGAGATGGTCGCGCTCCCGGGCGGGATCGCGTTGCTCGCGACCGGTCGGTTGCTCGGCTCGACCCGCGTCGGGACGTTCGGCGGTGTCGTCTTCCTGACCGGCGCGCTGGCGTTTTCGGGGTTTCTCGCCCGGCAGCTATGGCGCGCTCGCGTCGAGGTCGGGCCGCTGCTCCGGCGGTACGGACTCGTGGTGGCGTCGCTGGTCGGCTGGATCGCGCTCACGGTCCCGTACTGGCTGGTCAACCCGGTCTCGGTGTTCACGCGCTTTGGCGGGCCGATGGGGACGCACTTGCTTTTCGTCGGCGTATTCACCCTGACGATCGTCGGCACCTTCTATCACGTCGTGCCCTTCATCGTCTGGTATCACCGCTACAGCGACCGGCTCGGGTACGAGTCGGTGCCGATGGTCGACGACCTCTACGACGACCGCATCGCGACCGTCGAGTTCTGGCTGCTCGCGGTCGGGCTGGCCGGCCTCTGGATCGGCGACGTCCTCGCGACGACGCGGGTGATCGCCGTCGGCGGGAACCTCCTCGGCGCGGGGATCCTGTTGTTCGGCGCGAACATGGCCGGCGTCGTCTGGCGACACCGCCCGGAGACCGTCCGGGAGGTGCTCGCCACGCTGGCGGGTCAGTCCACAGCGTAACGAAGCGACGCCGGTGAGAGCGACGGACTCTCAAAACGGGAGATCGGCCTGTTCGTCTCCACTCGAGTCCGCAAGTTCGCCGTCAGCGTCGACCTGCAACTGTTCGTTGATCGCGTCGCTGTGCTGGTGGCGGTCGGCGATCCGGACCTCGACTGCCTCGAACCCGTGGCGGTCGGCGAGGTCGTTGAGCGCGCGGCTCGCCGCGGTCGTGAGCACCTCGCCCTGCGGACAGAAGGCGGTCGTCGGCGTGAACTCGACGTGCAGCACCTCGTCGTCTTCGACCGCGTACCTGAACCCGGCATCGGGATGTCGGGGATCGAGGTTGAGCTTCGCGAGGTTGTATCCGAACGTCGTGTCGTAGACGCCCCGCTCCTCGAAGATGTCCCGGACCGTCCGGTGGATCTCGACGTGTTCCTCGCCTTCGAGTACCGCGTGATCGGTCAGGCGCGGTCCCGGATCCGGGACGTTCGACGGGACGAACTCCCCGTACTC
It contains:
- a CDS encoding carbohydrate kinase family protein — encoded protein: MDDSQVLVAGEALIDLFPATPGPIADAETLTRRAGGAPTNVAVALARLGHPPLLWARLGDDPFGDHLADVLTDNGVREELLERDPERKTAHTLVGEDEDGDQSFTFFADETATFAMQPGAVPAETLDRVEWVHVGGVTLHTEPSRSATLELMERASDRGCTVSFDPNTRADLWPEESVLVETLERALELADVVKTDRDDLSVLVDAADEDALAADLLQRGPHTVLLTRGSEGAMARASEAAPWGPAETAFGGFEVDVVETTGAGDAFVAGTIAGLLGERSLSETVRYASAVGALATTATGAMDGLPSEDDVAEIIADNA
- a CDS encoding SRPBCC family protein; protein product: METVTVTRPIEASSDEIRDALDDLEPFMRASGFDEVEIDGDRLEISKALGLLRISLTLRVSEDEQAALAYEQIDGVFDSMTTAYELTERDGTTAVTARTEFALDAPGGSILDATVVQRQRRKELEAQLDYLEDRVE
- a CDS encoding HAD family hydrolase, with protein sequence MADVDSVLFDLDGTLCRRTQDMQAVYERAFERAGETPFGDPPALWEALDGPPDHGDTVGYFGAGLARVAAQHGRSSVDTLAVARALVSEIDDSAVTHLPGAETALESAAAVGPIGVVTNGPRDRQRTKLDALGVTGRFDVVVYGAELPRSKPHTAPFDRALEELDVARERTLYVGNSLAYDVAGAHNAGLSVAWLRADEGAGAYEPEYVIDSLVELPAILREDG
- a CDS encoding phosphotransferase family protein yields the protein MSRLAGAFDGESAHAAAAAALETIDDAAVAVEPIDRGRRKQTALARFANRGPVVVQVCAERTWLRTEAALLGAVRRRTFVPVPPVLAAGAHDGVAYMLTAYVAGDDLHEAFVSIGEGARRDLARWFGAALARLHEAFRFDGHGRLGLADGALASDGRDWGPWFREYGRRAIDRLPSAFDSLRGDLRAVVAAGSDDEPDARLFPWDFRPGNALVAGDSVTAVVDWEAPLAAAPALSVAKSEYLVADWYIADPEPLRQAFRGGYADVRPFPAIRPAHRVAAIAESAVDSDGEVTNPRYPPVEKSEAIAFHRDALTEALAETR
- a CDS encoding response regulator → MDESFRVLAVDDDPGISELIAEFLPREDDRFTVETALSATEALGRFERETFDAIISDYQMPDIDGLELLETIREGFDSDIPFIVFTGKGREEVAIDALNLGADRYLQKGGDPTSQYSVLADAVRNEIEKHQTKSELRALNRELTAQNQQLEAYTEQLEATERRLRDEIEERKERERELRRHKRLLDALFDFVPIHLFIKDREARHLWVSSEFYDDPERWIGKRDTEVEYDVPDEFSEEAYQDDLRVIEEGEQIIDKETYDEARDRYFLTSKVPWRDEDGDIVGLLGYSFDITDQRAREQRLRTIVDNLPGIVYRCEQRPGWPMEMVRGRVEELTGYTAEQIECGTVSWGDDIMVPDDRERVWEDVDLAVENDDPFELTYRIETRSGERRSVWERGRPAQVADDATQIEGFIMDIPENIRNMGGE
- a CDS encoding DUF2249 domain-containing protein, producing MEPTDVLDSEAVPDRAGHETLDVRELPPPKPLQETLEAVVDLGDVVLIQINDRRPQHLFPKLEERGLEYESTGEDPVYTAIWKP
- a CDS encoding TIGR04053 family radical SAM/SPASM domain-containing protein translates to MHPRDIDLSERPFVLVWEVTQACELECKHCRADARPDRRPGELTTAEGKQLLSEAAQFGENQLVVLSGGDPLVRDDLVELVRYGVEQGLSMTLTPSGTDALTPEIVDELADAGLRRLALSVDGATAEAHDEFRGEPGSFEGTVSVARHARERGIPLQINTTVCQETLPELPDLADLVADLGAVLWSVFFLVPIGRGQVLDPIDPERSDRVMEWLLEQSQERSFGVKTTEAPHYRRVATQARQGGEAVAPATADEIGRRTSVRAGNGFAFVSHLGEVYPSGFLPESAGSVRDRSIVDVYRNSDLFTDLRDVEALKGKCGACEYRGVCGGSRSRAYAYTGDPLESDPLCPYVPPEYDGPVPDQVIEGSVSNPADD